The nucleotide window CGCCCGGCTGCCGCCGGCGATGACGTACTGCACCATGCGCGGATCGGTGTTGAAGGTGGGCGGGCACTCGGAGGCGTCGAGCGCCGCGATGCGCCCGCTGGTCCCTGCGCCAACATAGATGAGGCGGCCGCCGCGGCCGAGCGCCGCCGCGATGGCGTCAATGGCCTGAGCGATCTGCGGCAGAGCGCGCTCCACCGCTGGCGCGACGCGCGCGTCCTCGGCGTTGATGATGCGCGCGATCTCGAGCGTCGAGCGGGTGTCGAGTTCGGTCGCAGCGGGATTCGGGCGCTCCGTCCCCAGCTTGTCCAGGTCTTCTCCCGGTTTCACGAGAGGGCCTCCACGATCGCGTCGTGGAATAGGGGGCGCACTTCCTTGACCTTCTCCGAGCTTCGGTCGGGCCAAGTGCGGTTGGTCAGCAGCGTGACCGAGAGCCCGCGCTCGGGATCGATCCACAGCGAGGTTCCCGTGTAGCCCAGATGTCCATACGACCGCGGAGAAAAGTGCTTTCCCGATTGCGACGGCGAAGAGGGCGTATCCCAGCCCAGCGCCCGCGAGGTTCCCGGCGGAGAAGTCTCGCGGCGGGTGAAGAGCGAAATCGTCTCCGCCCGCAGGATGGGGCGGCCGCCTTCGAGCATCACGTGCGCGAAGGTGGCCAGGTCGCGGGCGGCGCCGAAGAGTCCGGCGTGTCCGGCCACGCCGTCCATGGCGGAAGCATTCTCGTCGTGGACCTCTCCCTGGACCGCGCGCTTGCGGAAGTCGTGGTCGTCCACCGTCGGGGGGATGCACTCCTTCAACTCAGCCGGTGGGCGGAAGCCGGTGGTACTCATGCCCAGCGCCCCCAAGACCTCGCGCTGGCAGAAGCGATCGAGCGGCTCGTCGGCCAGCCGCGCCAGCGCTTCGCCCAGAACGATGAATCCGATGTCACTGTACTCGGCGCGCGCGCCCGGGTCAGCCGCGAGCGGAGCGGCGCAGGCTGCCGCCACCATCGCCTCCCGTCCTTTCGCCGATTGGTACAGGCGCAAGTACCTCGGCAGGCCCGAGCTATGCGCCAGCAGCATGCGCAGCGTCACCTGGGCGCGCCGGCAGTCTTCGCCATGGCGGAACTCGGGCAGGATTCCGGCCACCGGCGCCTCCAGCTCCAGCACGCCCCGCTCAAAGAGCAGCATGGCCATGGTGGTGGTGGCCAGAACCTTGGTGAGCGAGGCTAGATCGAAGACGGTTTCGGATGCGACTGCGGGCGAGGCGGCATCATAGGTAAGGCGGCCGAAGCCGGAGAGGGCGACGATCTTCCCGCGATGCGTGACGGCGGCGGACGCTCCGGGAAAGGTGCGCTCGGCGATGGCCTGGCGCAGGATGCCAAACGCCCGGGAGAAGCGTTGCTCCTGTTCGCCGAAATCCGGGGCGGGGAAGGGGGTGCGGGTCTCGGTCGCGCTTTTCAGAGAGGGACTGCCTCGGCCGGAGTCGCTGTCGCGCGGATGCGCTCAGCTTGATTTCGTCGGGCGTTTATAACACACTCGCCTTTCGACCACCAATTGAGCGCCCAGCCTAATCCGCGCCTCGCAATCCCCGTGGCCGCGCTGTTTCTGACCGTCCTTCTCCTTTCCCCTGGCGCAGACGGCCAGGCCCCTTCCTCCCGCAAGGTGCGGACCGGGATCGACGTTCTGGAATCCACCGGCCTGGGCGGCGACCCGAGCCACCCGAAACGCATCGGCGTACTTACCAACCAGAGCGGCGTGGACTCCCAGGGCCGCCGCACCATTGACGTGCTGGCCGCCATGCCGGGAGTGAAACTAGCTGCAATCTTTAGCCCCGAGCACGGGCTGGCCGGCAAGCTGGACACCACCGAGATCACCGAAGAGCGCGACGCGGCTACGGGCGTCCCGGTGTACGGCGTTTATGGCGGCACGGACGCCAAGCGCCGCCCGCCGCTCGAGGTCCTGAAGACGCTCGACGCCGTGGTCATCGACCTGCAGGATGTGGGCGCGCACTTCTACACCTACAAGACCACGGTGGGATATTTTCTGGAGGCGGCGGCGCAGGCGGGAATCGAGGTTATCGTGCTTGACCGACCCAATCCCATCGGCGGCTCCGCCGTCGAGGGACCGATCTCCGATGAAGGGCGAGAAAGTTTCATCTTTTACCATCCGCTGCCCACACGCCACGGCATGACGCTAGGCGAACTGGCGCTGCTCTTCAACGCGGAGCGCAAGATCCACGCCCGCCTGCGCGTGGTTGCCATGGAGGGCTGGCGTCGCGCCGACTGGTATGACCAGACCGGCCTGGCCTGGGTGAACCCCTCGACCGCCATGCGCAGCCTGACCGCGGCTACGCTCTACCCCGGCGCGGCGCTGATCGAGTTCGACAACGTCTCGGTGGGCCGCGGCACGGACACGCCCTTCGAACTGGTGGGCGCCCCCTGGATACGCGAGCAAGAGTTTGCCGACTACCTGAACCACCGCCGCATCCCCGGTGTCCGCTTCACGCCGGCCGAGTTCACACCGCGCTCCAGCGTCTACGCCAACCAGGACTGCAAGGGCATCCGCATCGAGGTCACCGACCGCAACGCCCTGGACTCGCCCGAGCTTGGTGTGGAGCTGGCCGCCGCGCTCGAGGAGCTTTATCCCCGCGAACACAATATGGAGCGCATGATGCTGCTGCTGGGCAACCAGAGCGTCTTCGAGGCCATCCAGAGAGGGGATGACCCGCGCCGCATCTCCCGCTCCTGGCAGGGAAGCCTCAAGAGGTTCAAGCGCCTGCGCAAGCGCTTTCTCTTGTACCGATGACGGGGCGGAGCCTCACCTCTCCCGCCCGGGGAGGTCCATAATAAGGTGAACCTGAAGGGTGTGCTATGAAGCCGCTGCGTCTGTTGCTGCTGGTATTGCTCGCCATTTCGTTTGCGGTCGCGCAGGAGGCGACGAGTCCCGCGACCCAGGAGCAGTCCTCATCCAAGGACGCTGCGCCGGCCAAAGCTGCCACGGTGCCGGAGGCGGAGGAGGCTGCCCCGGCGACCATCGTGGTTCCCGCCGGCACCAAGGTCCCTCTGGTGCTCAAGCACGCCGTCTCCACCAAGAATGCGCAGGTGGGCGACAACCTTTACCTCGAAAGCACCTTCCCCGTGGTGCAGAACAACCGCATGGTGATTCCTCCCGGGACCTACGTGCAGGGCGTGGTAGCGGCGGTGAAGCGCCCGGGTCGCATCAAGGGGCGCGCGGAGTTGCTGGTTCACTTCACCACCATGATCTTTCCCAACGGATACATGGTCTCTTTTCCCGGAGCGCTCGACAACGTCCCTGGCGCTGAGAGTCAGAAGGTGAAGGACAAGGAAGGCACCATCCAGGCCGACAGTCAGAAGGGCAAGGACATCGCGACCGCGGCCAGCACCACCGTCACCGGGACGCTGATCGGCGGCCTGCGCAACGGAGGCAAAGGTGCGGGCATCGGCGCCGGGATCGGCGGCGCCACCGGACTGATCATCGCCATGCTCAGCAAGGGGAACGAAGTCCGGCTGGAGGCGGGCACAGGAGTGGAGATGGTGCTTGAGCGGCCCCTGACGCTGGAAGAAGTCCAGCTCAGCCGTCCGGCGCGCGAGCTGATTCCCATGGACAAGAACCACCGGTTGGAGCGCCCAGTGCTGACTCCACCCCCTGACACCCACTGATCCGGCCCGCGTCTCGCCTGCTAAAATCCTGGACGCGGGAATCTTTCCGTGAACTGCAATGGCCATTCGCACCGTCTTCGTCATGGTGGAGGACTGCACGCGCAGCGCGCCGCTCGGGTGGGAGCAATTCCTGCGCGGCCACGGCTGGATCGCCGCCCAGCTCCTGGCGCGCTACTTTCCCACCCTTGCCCCGGAAGCGGGCCAGCACCTGGCGGCGGTCTTCCAGCGGGCGCACGCGGCCGACGCCGCCTGGTTCCGCGGCCTCACGTTTTCCAACGAGCGCGATTTCGCAATGGCCTTCCGCGAGCTGGTCTTCGCCTACGGCAGGGAAGCCGCCCGGCTGCCGCTTCCACAGGCACCGCTGGAGCAACTTCAGGCAGCCGTCGCCAAGCTCACCCTGATGGACCGGGAGATCCTGTGGCTCCGCATGCGGGGATACGAAGCTCCGCAGATCGCGGCTATCCTGGCCAGTGCCAAGGCCACCGCCAGTGCGCTCGCCGGGGTGGCGAGCGATCTTCTGGCCGGCGTGCTGCCTCCTGCGCCCGACGCCCGCGCCCTCGCTGCCCGCTCCTTGATGGAGGCGGCGGAGAAGGCCCGCACCGAGGACTGCCTGCCGCTTAAGACCTTCAACAACCTGGTCAGCGGCCAGCTCACCTGGCGCGAGCGCGAACTGGCCGAGGAGCACATCCGTCCCTGCCTCTTCTGCCTCGACCGCTACACCGCCTTCCAGGAGATGATCCGCTACCTGCGCGATGTCCAGCCCCTCCCCGACGACGAGGTCCGCCACCTGCTGTCCGCGCTCGGTCTCCGCCCGCCCAAAAAGGGAATCCTCGGCCGGATTTTCTCCTAGGAGCCCCAGCCCCCGCGGAAGTTCCTGACTCCGCGCAAGCGGGAGGAATACGCGCAGGTACTTGGAATTCCCCGCGCTCTGCTGCAACGTTATGGACAGCATCGGCGTCCAATGTCATGTGCGAGGAACGGTAACAATGCAGAAGTGGTACCTACCTCTGACGGTGTTGGGAGTGGCTGGCGTGGCAGCGCTGGTCCTGAGTGAGCGCGGCCGCGAATCGGTGCGCCGCGTCCTCGGTCGCCTGGAGGGCGCCCCGGAGCCTTTCCGCGGGTGGAATGACGCCGCCCAACGCGAGATGGAGCGCCTGCAGGAGGCGCTGGAGCGTCTGTCCGACACCCTGGACACGGTCCGCTGATTTCCTGAAGTTTCCTTCCCGCAAGACCTGCAGAGGAAGACGAAGCGGGCGAGGAGGCGCCCCTATACCCGGACCGCCCGGGCGGTCGCGTGCGTTTCCGAGAACTGGTAAACCTGGGAGTTGATCTGCTTGCGCAGGTCCTGCCAGATGTTCTCCGGCATGGCGGCGAACACCTTCACGATCTCGGGGTCAAACTGCGTGCCCGCCCACTTCACGATCTCCGCCTTGGCGGCCGAGAAGGGCTGTGCGGCGCGATAGGGGCGGTCGGAGGTGATCGCGTCCAGGGTATCGGCGATAGCGAACATGCGCGACCCCACAGGGATCTCCTCCCCTTTCAAACCTCGGGGATAGCCGGTCCCATCGAACTTCTCCTGGTGGGAGTAAACGATTTCTGAGGCCTCAGCCAGGAAGGGGATCTTGCGCAGCATCTGGTAGCCGCGATAGGCGTGCTCCCGCATGATGGCGGTTTCATCCGGAGTCAGGGGCCCGGGCTTGCGTAGGATGGAGTCCGGAATGGCCATCTTCCCGATGTCGTGCAGGAAGGCGCCGCGGGCGATGACGCGGATGTCATCGTTGGAAACGCCCATGGCGCGCGCCATGGCGATGGTGAAGGCCGTCACCCGCTTGGAATGGCCCTCGGTCTCCGAGTCCTTCAGGTCGAGCGCGTCTCCCAGTGCCTCCAGGGTGATGTCGTAGGAGCGCTCCAGGTGAGTCATGGTTTGG belongs to Terriglobales bacterium and includes:
- the murQ gene encoding N-acetylmuramic acid 6-phosphate etherase (catalyzes the cleavage of the lactyl ether moiety of N-acetylmuramic acid-6-phosphate (MurNAc-6-P) to form N-acetylglucosamine-6-phosphate (GlcNAc-6-P) and lactate; involved in MurNAc dissimilation pathway), yielding MKPGEDLDKLGTERPNPAATELDTRSTLEIARIINAEDARVAPAVERALPQIAQAIDAIAAALGRGGRLIYVGAGTSGRIAALDASECPPTFNTDPRMVQYVIAGGSRA
- a CDS encoding serine hydrolase domain-containing protein, with product MKSATETRTPFPAPDFGEQEQRFSRAFGILRQAIAERTFPGASAAVTHRGKIVALSGFGRLTYDAASPAVASETVFDLASLTKVLATTTMAMLLFERGVLELEAPVAGILPEFRHGEDCRRAQVTLRMLLAHSSGLPRYLRLYQSAKGREAMVAAACAAPLAADPGARAEYSDIGFIVLGEALARLADEPLDRFCQREVLGALGMSTTGFRPPAELKECIPPTVDDHDFRKRAVQGEVHDENASAMDGVAGHAGLFGAARDLATFAHVMLEGGRPILRAETISLFTRRETSPPGTSRALGWDTPSSPSQSGKHFSPRSYGHLGYTGTSLWIDPERGLSVTLLTNRTWPDRSSEKVKEVRPLFHDAIVEALS
- a CDS encoding DUF1343 domain-containing protein produces the protein MAALFLTVLLLSPGADGQAPSSRKVRTGIDVLESTGLGGDPSHPKRIGVLTNQSGVDSQGRRTIDVLAAMPGVKLAAIFSPEHGLAGKLDTTEITEERDAATGVPVYGVYGGTDAKRRPPLEVLKTLDAVVIDLQDVGAHFYTYKTTVGYFLEAAAQAGIEVIVLDRPNPIGGSAVEGPISDEGRESFIFYHPLPTRHGMTLGELALLFNAERKIHARLRVVAMEGWRRADWYDQTGLAWVNPSTAMRSLTAATLYPGAALIEFDNVSVGRGTDTPFELVGAPWIREQEFADYLNHRRIPGVRFTPAEFTPRSSVYANQDCKGIRIEVTDRNALDSPELGVELAAALEELYPREHNMERMMLLLGNQSVFEAIQRGDDPRRISRSWQGSLKRFKRLRKRFLLYR
- a CDS encoding HD domain-containing phosphohydrolase, translated to MAGEHILVVDDEESIREIVCSMLEASGYQCVQVPSGVQALHLLESGAEFDLMLSDLMMAELDGIALLERTKEQYPDMPVIMVTAVHDISVALAAIRNGAYDFLLKPFEREQLLNTVRRAMENRRLKLENRAYQSNLESLVTARTDQLRQTMTHLERSYDITLEALGDALDLKDSETEGHSKRVTAFTIAMARAMGVSNDDIRVIARGAFLHDIGKMAIPDSILRKPGPLTPDETAIMREHAYRGYQMLRKIPFLAEASEIVYSHQEKFDGTGYPRGLKGEEIPVGSRMFAIADTLDAITSDRPYRAAQPFSAAKAEIVKWAGTQFDPEIVKVFAAMPENIWQDLRKQINSQVYQFSETHATARAVRV